One genomic window of Pelmatolapia mariae isolate MD_Pm_ZW linkage group LG5, Pm_UMD_F_2, whole genome shotgun sequence includes the following:
- the lg5h6orf89 gene encoding bombesin receptor-activated protein C6orf89 homolog → MGTTMSEPCIYDKLSESIDILRQSGYRYGMSEREIERFIKQVLETNEPRREPPQFPILRATIKFVVAVGFLLVVVLAFTYPQNAPQLGLVNLGCYNWSSPLSHVRLLSLPIAKKYNLQGFHEWWSAGALRQNLVNCSGCAEISSVLEVPESLRGTVTLRRGPQLVLLKGGESLSVQRQQLEELYLAHSGSMSILLEEEDGLHNHNLGLPQGPANFTLLWRFSSGTREKVLRWLFPKAELCPLLDSAGTILQRCLVTHSTNSQSKGVRVLGWLVVGEGLPTVRVLPVQRCQKHCSSFNLWLTPGDMVYADPRYWQMELFPGRGQNIICGGSTF, encoded by the exons ATGGGGACAACGATGAGCGAGCCGTGTATTTATGATAAACTGTCCGAGAGCATCGACATCCTCCGTCAGTCGGGTTACCGCTACGGAATGTCGGAGAGGGAGATCGAGAGGTTCATCAAGCAGGTCCTGGAGACCAACGAGCCCAGAAGAGAGCCCCCACAGTTTCCCATCCTGAGAGCCACCATCAAG TTTGTGGTGGCTGTTGGCTTCTTGCTGGTGGTGGTGCTGGCCTTCACCTACCCCCAGAATGCCCCCCAGCTGGGACTGGTCAATCTGGGCTGCTATAACTGGTCGTCCCCTCTCAGCCACGTCCGCCTGCTCTCCCTACCCATCGCCAAGAAGTACAACCTGCAAG GTTTCCATGAGTGGTGGAGCGCCGGCGCTCTCAGGCAAAATCTAGTCAACTGTTCAGGCTGTGCGGAGATTTCCTCAGTGTTGGAAGTCCCTGAGAGCCTCAGAGGGACTGTTACTCTGCGACGAGGGCCTCAGCTTGTCCTGctgaag GGTGGGGAGTCCCTCAGCGTCCAGCGGCAGCAGCTCGAGGAGCTCTACCTGGCTCATTCGGGCTCCATGTCCATtctgctggaggaggaggacggtCTGCACAACCACAATCTCGGCCTCCCTCAGGGACCTGCCAACTTCACGTTGCTCTG GCGGTTCAGCTCTGGGACCAGGGAGAAGGTGCTGAGGTGGCTCTTCCCGAAGGCTGAGctctgccccctgctggacagcGCCGGGACCATCCTGCAGCGCTGCCTGGTCACCCACAGCACAAACTCTCAGAGCAAG GGTGTCAGGGTGTTGGGCTGGCTGGTGGTGGGGGAGGGGCTGCCAACTGTTCGAGTTCTGCCCGTTCAGCGCTGCCAGAAACACTGCAGCTCCTTCAACCTGTGGCTGACGCCGGGAGACATGG TGTACGCTGACCCCCGGTACTGGCAGATGGAGCTCTTTCCGGGTCGAGGCCAGAATATCATCTGTGGCGGGTCGACATTTTAA
- the dram2b gene encoding DNA damage-regulated autophagy modulator protein 2b, protein MWWFQQGMCFLPATLVVWTAASFIFPYITAVVLRHVDPFVPYISDTGTMAPERCVFGIMMDVSAFLGMATMYVRYKQVEALLGVDDLKLLRLNCIGLWVGWTSSFGMCVVANFQKTTLFYMHLVGAILTFGFGALYILLQSVLSYYMQPHIHSRTIYLLRLCIGFWTLGSIISMFISSVIMYTSLIGVDVPRKLHWTPGETGYAAHIISTISEWFLAFSFISFFLTYIRDFQKINLRAEVDLQSSHLYDWTHGHNPASYHNSRAPSEVSPLLAGTT, encoded by the exons ATGTGGTGGTTCCAGCAGGGCATGTGCTTCCTCCCTGCCACTCTGGTCGTCTGGACGGCAGCGTCCTTCATCTTCCCTTACATCACGGCGGTGGTGCTGAGACACGTGGATCCTTTTGTGCCGTACATCAG TGACACAGGAACGATGGCACCAGAGAGGTGTGTGTTTGGCATCATGATGGATGTGTCAGCCTTTttag GTATGGCCACGATGTACGTGCGTTACAAACAGGTGGAGGCTCTGTTGGGTGTGGACGATCTCAAACTCCTCAGATTGAACTGCATCGGGCTCTGGGTGGGCTGGACCAGCTCCTTCGGGATGTGCGTGGTGGCCAACTTCCAG AAGACCACCCTGTTCTACATGCACCTCGTGGGGGCGATTCTCACCTTTGGGTTCGGGGCTCTTTACATCCTGCTTCAGTCGGTGCTCTCCTACTACATGCAGCCCCACATCCACAGCAGGACCATCTACCTGCTGCGCCTCTGCATCGGATTCTGGACCCTGGGCAGCATCATCAGCA TGTTTATATCTTCAGTCATCATGTACACCAGTCTGATAGGTGTCGACGTACCTCGCAAACTTCACTGGACTCCTGGAGAGACG GGTTACGCGGCTCACATTATCAGCACAATCTCTGAATGGTTTCTGGCCTTCTCCTTCATCAGCTTCTTCCTCACCTACATTAGAGATTTTCAG aaaataaatctgcGAGCAGAGGTTGATTTGCAGAGCAGCCACCTGTACGACTGGACTCACGGGCACAACCCTGCATCATATCACAACAGTCGTGCACCTTCTGAAGTGTCTCCACTGCTGGCGGGAACAACATGA
- the cept1b gene encoding choline/ethanolaminephosphotransferase 1 isoform X1 yields MSATGQQQGGGLRTRRGLSRDKEPGHGMGMEATCWLSPGVLRRLIELPSPPLSRHQLKRLEEHRYSSAGRSLLEPLMQRYWEWLVGRVPSWIAPNLITIIGLATNVFTTLVLVYYCPTATEQAPLWAYLLCAVGLFIYQSLDAIDGKQARRTNSSSPLGELFDHGCDSLSTVFVVLGTSIAAQLGTNPDWMFFCCFAGMFMFYCAHWQTYVSGTLRFGIIDVTEVQIFIIIVYLLAAVGGSAFWQSLIPILNIQMKMIPAICTLLGAIFSCTNYFRVIFTGGVGKNGSTIAGTSVLSPVLHIGSVIILAMMIYKKSAVQLFENHPCLYILAFGFVSAKITNKLVVAHMTKSEMHLHDLAFLGPGLLFLDQYFNSFIDEYLVLWIALIISLFDLVRYCVSVCNQIACHLHIFVFKIKPCSVLGSAPH; encoded by the exons ATGAGCGCCACGGGGCAGCAGCAAGGGGGGGGTCTGCGTACTCGCCGAGGCCTTAGCCGGGACAAAGAGCCCGGGCACGGCATGGGCATGGAGGCAACCTGCTGGCTGTCCCCTGGAGTCCTGCGCAGGCTGATTGAGTTGCCCTCACCCCCCCTGTCTCGACACCAACTCAAGAGACTGGAGGAGCACAG GTACAGCAGTGCTGGACGCTCCCTGCTGGAGCCTCTAATGCAGCGCTACTGGGAATGGCTGGTAGGACGTGTCCCTTCCTGGATTGCACCCAATCTCATCACCATCATTGGCCTGGCCACCAACGTCTTCACCACCCTCGTGCTTGTCTACTACTGCCCAACTGCCACTGAGCAG GCTCCTCTCTGGGCATACCTGTTGTGTGCGGTGGGTCTGTTTATCTACCAGTCGTTGGACGCCATCGACGGGAAGCAGGCCAGACGCACTAACAGCAGCTCTCCGCTGGGTGAGCTGTTTGACCACGGCTGTGACTCCCTCTCCACCG tgtttgtggtgttggGAACCAGTATAGCAGCGCAGCTGGGCACCAACCCAGACTGGATGTTCTTCTGCTGCTTCGCCGGGATGTTTATGTTCTACTGTGCACACTGGCAAACATATGTGTCAGGAACGCTGCGCTTTGGGAT CATTGATGTGACTGAGGTGCAAATCTTCATTATAATCGTGTATTTGCTGGCCGCCGTGGGAGGATCTGCTTTTTGGCAGTCACTG ATTCCGATCCTAAATATCCAGATGAAAATGATTCCTGCCATCTGCACTTTGTTAGGAGCCATCTTCTCCTGCACCAATTATTTCAGAGTTATTTTCACAGGAGGTGTGGGCAAAAACGGATCCACAATAGCA GGAACCAGTGTCCTCTCTCCAGTCTTACATATTGGTTCAGTCATAATTTTGGCGATGATGATATACAAAAAGTCTGCTGTCCAGCTCTTTGAAaatcatccatgtctttatatCCTGGCATTTGGCTTTGTCTCGGCCAAAATCACCAATAAATTAGTT GTAGCACATATGACAAAAAGTGAGATGCATCTCCACGATTTAGCCTTCCTGGGACCAGGACTACTGTTCCTGGATCAGTATTTCAATAGTTTTATTGATGAGTACCTGGTGCTCTGGATTGCACTG ATCATTTCCTTGTTTGACTTGGTGCGTTACTGTGTCAGTGTTTGCAACCAGATTGCCTGCCACcttcacatttttgttttcaaaatcaagCCTTGTTCAGTCCTCGGCTCAGCTCCTCACTGA
- the cept1b gene encoding choline/ethanolaminephosphotransferase 1 isoform X2: MSATGQQQGGGLRTRRGLSRDKEPGHGMGMEATCWLSPGVLRRLIELPSPPLSRHQLKRLEEHRYSSAGRSLLEPLMQRYWEWLVGRVPSWIAPNLITIIGLATNVFTTLVLVYYCPTATEQAPLWAYLLCAVGLFIYQSLDAIDGKQARRTNSSSPLGELFDHGCDSLSTVFVVLGTSIAAQLGTNPDWMFFCCFAGMFMFYCAHWQTYVSGTLRFGIFDITEVQLCLAGLQMLTAAVGPCLWNVMIPILNIQMKMIPAICTLLGAIFSCTNYFRVIFTGGVGKNGSTIAGTSVLSPVLHIGSVIILAMMIYKKSAVQLFENHPCLYILAFGFVSAKITNKLVVAHMTKSEMHLHDLAFLGPGLLFLDQYFNSFIDEYLVLWIALIISLFDLVRYCVSVCNQIACHLHIFVFKIKPCSVLGSAPH, translated from the exons ATGAGCGCCACGGGGCAGCAGCAAGGGGGGGGTCTGCGTACTCGCCGAGGCCTTAGCCGGGACAAAGAGCCCGGGCACGGCATGGGCATGGAGGCAACCTGCTGGCTGTCCCCTGGAGTCCTGCGCAGGCTGATTGAGTTGCCCTCACCCCCCCTGTCTCGACACCAACTCAAGAGACTGGAGGAGCACAG GTACAGCAGTGCTGGACGCTCCCTGCTGGAGCCTCTAATGCAGCGCTACTGGGAATGGCTGGTAGGACGTGTCCCTTCCTGGATTGCACCCAATCTCATCACCATCATTGGCCTGGCCACCAACGTCTTCACCACCCTCGTGCTTGTCTACTACTGCCCAACTGCCACTGAGCAG GCTCCTCTCTGGGCATACCTGTTGTGTGCGGTGGGTCTGTTTATCTACCAGTCGTTGGACGCCATCGACGGGAAGCAGGCCAGACGCACTAACAGCAGCTCTCCGCTGGGTGAGCTGTTTGACCACGGCTGTGACTCCCTCTCCACCG tgtttgtggtgttggGAACCAGTATAGCAGCGCAGCTGGGCACCAACCCAGACTGGATGTTCTTCTGCTGCTTCGCCGGGATGTTTATGTTCTACTGTGCACACTGGCAAACATATGTGTCAGGAACGCTGCGCTTTGGGAT ATTTGATATAACAGAGGTGCAGCTCTGTCTAGCAGGATTACAGATGCTCACAGCCGCTGTGGGTCCCTGCCTGTGGAACGTGATG ATTCCGATCCTAAATATCCAGATGAAAATGATTCCTGCCATCTGCACTTTGTTAGGAGCCATCTTCTCCTGCACCAATTATTTCAGAGTTATTTTCACAGGAGGTGTGGGCAAAAACGGATCCACAATAGCA GGAACCAGTGTCCTCTCTCCAGTCTTACATATTGGTTCAGTCATAATTTTGGCGATGATGATATACAAAAAGTCTGCTGTCCAGCTCTTTGAAaatcatccatgtctttatatCCTGGCATTTGGCTTTGTCTCGGCCAAAATCACCAATAAATTAGTT GTAGCACATATGACAAAAAGTGAGATGCATCTCCACGATTTAGCCTTCCTGGGACCAGGACTACTGTTCCTGGATCAGTATTTCAATAGTTTTATTGATGAGTACCTGGTGCTCTGGATTGCACTG ATCATTTCCTTGTTTGACTTGGTGCGTTACTGTGTCAGTGTTTGCAACCAGATTGCCTGCCACcttcacatttttgttttcaaaatcaagCCTTGTTCAGTCCTCGGCTCAGCTCCTCACTGA